A single region of the Bacteroidota bacterium genome encodes:
- a CDS encoding NADH-quinone oxidoreductase subunit I, translated as MGRYFRDIFQSVWTILVGMKVTFSHLFTPAVTIQYPDVRLKLPERARNRLYVNMDDCIGCFQCDMACPVDCFKIETVKALPTEDLGMTSTGQKKRLWVPTFDIDIAKCCYCGLCVYPCPTECIKMTDVYEFSETNRQDLIYNYATVTQAEAVDIRDRAAAFEKEQAAKKAAAAAAAAKAKAAAPPPAPAGEPPKPPSGSATPPPAAPGS; from the coding sequence ATGGGCAGGTACTTCAGAGATATTTTCCAGTCGGTTTGGACGATCCTTGTCGGCATGAAGGTGACGTTCAGCCATCTCTTCACCCCCGCGGTCACCATCCAGTATCCCGACGTCAGGCTGAAGCTTCCGGAGCGCGCGCGGAACCGATTGTACGTCAACATGGACGACTGCATCGGTTGTTTTCAGTGCGACATGGCCTGCCCGGTCGATTGCTTCAAGATTGAAACGGTGAAGGCGCTTCCGACCGAAGACCTGGGCATGACCTCGACGGGGCAGAAAAAACGTCTCTGGGTCCCCACGTTCGACATCGATATCGCGAAGTGCTGCTACTGCGGGCTGTGCGTCTATCCCTGCCCGACCGAGTGCATCAAGATGACGGACGTCTACGAGTTTTCCGAGACGAACCGGCAGGACCTGATCTACAATTACGCGACCGTCACGCAAGCCGAAGCGGTTGACATCCGCGATCGTGCCGCGGCGTTCGAGAAAGAGCAGGCCGCGAAGAAGGCGGCCGCGGCCGCCGCGGCGGCCAAAGCGAAGGCGGCAGCGCCGCCGCCCGCGCCCGCAGGGGAACCGCCGAAGCCCCCGTCCGGATCAGCCACCCCTCCTCCAGCCGCTCCCGGAAGCTGA
- a CDS encoding NADH-quinone oxidoreductase subunit J translates to MELYDAVFYFFGLITLVSAWIVVSSRNIVYSAFALLFTFFGVTGLYVLLSADFLAIAQLLIYVGGILVLLLFGVMLTNKVVNVDIKTGTMGTIPALILAGSTGGALFAVFYATDWRIVRGAPQAPTTTDALGQMFMTTYLLPFEVASIALLVALIGAALIARRERVVRN, encoded by the coding sequence ATGGAACTCTACGACGCGGTCTTTTATTTCTTCGGCCTTATCACGCTCGTTTCCGCCTGGATCGTGGTCTCCTCCCGGAATATCGTTTACTCCGCGTTCGCGCTCCTCTTCACGTTTTTCGGAGTGACCGGACTCTATGTCCTTTTGAGCGCCGATTTCCTGGCGATAGCGCAGCTCCTCATTTATGTCGGCGGGATACTCGTCCTGTTGCTCTTCGGCGTCATGCTCACGAACAAAGTCGTCAACGTCGATATCAAAACGGGGACGATGGGAACGATTCCGGCGCTGATACTTGCCGGAAGCACGGGCGGAGCCCTCTTTGCGGTCTTTTACGCGACGGACTGGCGGATCGTCCGGGGCGCTCCTCAGGCTCCGACGACGACCGATGCCCTCGGTCAGATGTTCATGACGACCTACCTGCTCCCGTTTGAGGTCGCCTCCATCGCGTTGCTCGTAGCTCTGATCGGCGCGGCGCTCATCGCCCGCAGAGAAAGGGTGGTGCGGAATTGA
- the nuoK gene encoding NADH-quinone oxidoreductase subunit NuoK — protein MTIHAGLYHYLLISAILFALGLVGVVTRRNAIMVLMGIELILNSANINFIAFSRFGGLNLDGQAIAVFVIVLAAAEAAIALAIVLNIYHRWHTVNVDEIDRLKE, from the coding sequence TTGACTATCCATGCCGGCCTCTACCATTACCTCCTGATCAGCGCGATCCTCTTCGCCCTGGGTCTCGTCGGGGTCGTCACCAGGCGCAACGCGATCATGGTGCTGATGGGAATCGAGCTGATCTTGAACTCCGCCAACATTAATTTTATAGCCTTCTCCCGTTTCGGCGGACTGAATCTCGACGGGCAGGCGATCGCGGTGTTCGTGATCGTCCTTGCGGCGGCCGAGGCGGCGATCGCGCTGGCGATCGTGCTCAATATCTACCACCGGTGGCATACGGTGAATGTCGATGAAATCGACAGGTTGAAGGAATAG
- the nuoL gene encoding NADH-quinone oxidoreductase subunit L produces MDPVLQLALAILLLPLAGFVILVFFGKRLPRGGDWLGTALLFTCLALSTAVFFTVLKTETPAALNFRWVDFGNVPAIGELHIDLGMAVDHLSAIMLVVVCLVSSLVHLFSIGYMHGDVRYSRYFSYLGLFTFSMLVIVLTNNFFTMYVGWELVGLSSYLLIGHWYEKKSAADASKKAFIVNRVGDIGMFTGILILYRTFHTFGFTEIFSGIQSGHLPFGSEGWLTAAGILVFCGAIGKSAQFPLHVWLPDAMEGPTPVSALIHAATMVAAGVYLVARTFPMMTSGALMFIAYTGAITAFISATIAIAQNDIKKVLAYSTISQLGYMVMGLGVGAYTAGFFHLATHAMFKAGLFLGSGSVIHAMHNALHHAGDHHTDPQDIRNMGGLKKKMPVTFFTFLIYTLAICGVPLTSGFLSKDEILAGTLAFGGLTGHYLIPIIGFLVAGMTAFYMFRIVIIAFLGDHAEPGRFGSVHESPATMTIPLIVFAVLSFFIFYSFNPIGASEGWFFHAVERPQSVVPASQQAASIETFEEALHQSHIPAMALSLTVAGLGILLAFATYSWKKISADAWAARMKGLYTFLLNKWYFDELYGAVVVGGTLLATRVLRWIDEKIIDGLVNGTATWTRSVVFGSGEQKGEGKGSGIAYTAAGGILSVVIAVLVGDSMWTAQAGLGSNILAVVTACICGGLTFFFFWGGAGSFDRYVVDGLVNGAAQVSGLFGRAFRKLQTGRVQTYLAFVILGVMVFFFWFR; encoded by the coding sequence ATGGATCCGGTTCTACAGCTCGCACTTGCGATACTCCTTCTCCCGCTCGCGGGATTTGTGATTCTCGTCTTTTTCGGAAAGCGTCTTCCCCGCGGGGGCGATTGGCTCGGGACCGCCCTGCTGTTCACCTGTCTGGCCCTTTCGACCGCGGTCTTTTTCACGGTCCTCAAGACTGAGACGCCTGCGGCGCTGAACTTCCGCTGGGTCGATTTCGGTAACGTGCCTGCGATCGGCGAACTCCATATCGATCTCGGGATGGCCGTCGATCACCTCTCGGCGATCATGCTGGTGGTGGTCTGCCTCGTGAGTTCCCTCGTGCATTTGTTCTCGATCGGGTATATGCACGGCGACGTCCGTTACTCGCGGTATTTCTCCTACCTCGGACTCTTCACCTTTTCCATGCTGGTCATCGTCCTGACCAACAACTTCTTCACGATGTACGTGGGATGGGAGCTGGTCGGGCTGAGCTCGTACCTCCTCATCGGCCACTGGTATGAGAAGAAATCCGCCGCGGATGCCTCGAAGAAGGCGTTCATCGTCAACCGGGTGGGCGACATCGGGATGTTCACGGGCATCCTGATCCTCTACCGCACGTTCCATACGTTCGGATTCACGGAAATTTTCTCCGGCATTCAATCCGGCCATCTTCCCTTCGGGAGCGAAGGGTGGCTGACCGCCGCCGGGATCCTCGTCTTTTGCGGCGCGATCGGAAAGTCGGCCCAGTTCCCGCTCCATGTCTGGTTGCCCGATGCGATGGAGGGCCCGACGCCGGTGAGCGCGCTGATCCACGCCGCCACGATGGTCGCCGCGGGCGTCTATCTTGTCGCGCGGACATTCCCGATGATGACTTCCGGGGCGCTCATGTTCATCGCCTACACCGGGGCGATCACGGCCTTCATTTCCGCCACGATCGCGATCGCTCAGAACGACATCAAGAAGGTGCTCGCCTATTCGACCATTTCCCAGCTCGGGTACATGGTCATGGGGCTCGGCGTCGGCGCGTACACGGCGGGGTTCTTCCACCTGGCCACCCACGCGATGTTCAAGGCAGGGCTCTTCCTCGGCTCCGGATCGGTGATCCATGCGATGCACAACGCCCTGCATCATGCCGGAGACCATCACACCGATCCGCAGGACATCCGGAATATGGGCGGGCTGAAAAAGAAAATGCCGGTCACCTTCTTCACCTTTTTGATCTATACGCTGGCGATCTGCGGCGTGCCGCTCACGTCCGGATTCTTGAGCAAGGATGAGATCCTTGCCGGGACTCTCGCGTTCGGCGGGCTCACCGGACACTACCTGATCCCAATCATCGGTTTTCTGGTGGCCGGGATGACCGCGTTCTACATGTTCAGGATCGTGATCATCGCGTTTTTGGGCGACCATGCGGAGCCGGGGCGCTTCGGCTCGGTGCACGAATCTCCGGCGACGATGACGATCCCTCTCATCGTCTTCGCGGTGTTGAGCTTCTTCATCTTTTATTCGTTCAATCCCATCGGCGCGTCGGAGGGCTGGTTCTTCCACGCGGTCGAGCGGCCGCAGTCGGTCGTGCCTGCGTCGCAGCAGGCGGCCTCAATCGAGACCTTCGAGGAGGCGCTTCACCAGAGCCACATTCCCGCCATGGCGCTCTCCCTGACCGTCGCGGGGCTCGGAATTCTCCTCGCCTTCGCGACCTACTCCTGGAAGAAGATCAGCGCCGACGCGTGGGCTGCCCGGATGAAAGGCCTCTACACGTTCCTTCTGAACAAGTGGTATTTCGACGAGTTGTACGGGGCCGTGGTCGTGGGGGGAACGCTCCTCGCCACCCGGGTGCTTCGCTGGATCGACGAGAAGATCATCGACGGGCTCGTGAACGGGACGGCGACCTGGACCAGGTCGGTCGTCTTCGGGTCCGGCGAGCAGAAGGGCGAAGGGAAGGGAAGCGGGATCGCTTATACGGCGGCCGGGGGAATCCTTTCGGTCGTCATAGCCGTGCTGGTGGGAGATTCGATGTGGACCGCCCAGGCGGGGTTGGGCTCGAATATCCTGGCGGTCGTCACGGCCTGCATCTGCGGCGGATTGACCTTTTTCTTCTTCTGGGGCGGGGCCGGGTCGTTCGACCGGTACGTGGTGGACGGGCTCGTCAACGGCGCGGCACAGGTCTCGGGGTTGTTCGGGAGGGCGTTCAGAAAACTCCAGACCGGGAGGGTGCAGACGTATCTCGCGTTCGTCATCCTCGGCGTGATGGTGTTCTTCTTCTGGTTTCGGTAG
- a CDS encoding NADH-quinone oxidoreductase subunit M, with protein MNFLGIGILSWMTFLPVVGMVIVLALSKEKANAIRWTSALVTAVQLVLAVVIYLKFNRGMAGINTQEGFQFVEKASWIDVKSVSWFGRIHIDYLMGIDGLSVLMVILTALISFVAVFASWGIEKSIKGYFALLLLLNTGMMGVFVSLDFFLFYVFWELMLLPMYFLIGVWGGPRREYAAIKFFLYTLLGSVLMLLALLALYFSVTVADPATGEKIHTFNMLAMMNPANYDPGSILGGFNTAWRYAAFIALFIGFAIKVPIFPFHTWLPDAHVEAPTAISVILAGVLLKMGTYGLLRVSFPMFPDATAHYQIPLAVLGLINIVYGALVAMAQTDMKKLIAYSSISHMGVVVLGMAALNTQGITGAVMQMFNHGTITAMLFLIVGVIYDRAHTRGLNDFGGLMNQMPKFSAVMTLAFFAALGLPGLSGFISEAFSFLGAFQSFRWITIASSVGIVLTAAYMLWTLQRVFLGTLPEKWKSLPDINGRELFTLVPLAAIVLFLGIYPAPMIDLMSTAVNTLVDVVRGGGGMALLGH; from the coding sequence ATGAATTTTCTCGGAATCGGCATACTGAGCTGGATGACGTTCCTTCCGGTCGTCGGTATGGTCATCGTTCTCGCCCTCTCGAAGGAGAAGGCGAACGCCATACGGTGGACGTCCGCTCTCGTCACCGCCGTCCAGCTCGTGCTCGCGGTGGTCATCTACCTTAAGTTCAACCGCGGGATGGCGGGGATCAACACGCAGGAGGGGTTTCAGTTCGTCGAGAAGGCCAGCTGGATCGACGTGAAATCGGTCTCCTGGTTCGGCCGGATCCATATCGATTATCTGATGGGGATCGACGGGTTAAGCGTTCTGATGGTGATCCTCACCGCTCTCATTTCCTTCGTGGCGGTCTTTGCTTCCTGGGGGATTGAAAAATCGATCAAGGGATACTTCGCGCTCCTTCTCCTTCTCAATACGGGCATGATGGGCGTGTTCGTGTCGCTCGATTTCTTCCTCTTCTACGTGTTCTGGGAGCTGATGCTCCTGCCGATGTACTTCCTGATCGGCGTCTGGGGCGGGCCGAGGCGCGAGTATGCCGCGATCAAGTTCTTCCTCTACACGCTGCTCGGAAGCGTCTTGATGCTTCTTGCCCTTCTGGCTCTCTATTTCAGCGTGACGGTGGCCGATCCGGCGACGGGGGAGAAGATTCATACGTTTAACATGCTCGCGATGATGAACCCCGCCAATTACGACCCGGGGTCGATCCTCGGCGGGTTCAATACGGCCTGGCGGTATGCGGCGTTTATTGCCCTATTCATAGGTTTCGCAATCAAAGTTCCGATCTTTCCGTTCCATACCTGGCTTCCCGACGCGCACGTCGAGGCGCCGACCGCGATCAGCGTCATACTAGCCGGGGTGCTCCTGAAAATGGGTACGTACGGGCTTCTGCGCGTCAGCTTTCCGATGTTTCCGGATGCGACGGCGCACTACCAGATACCTCTTGCGGTCCTCGGGTTGATCAACATCGTGTACGGGGCTCTCGTGGCGATGGCCCAGACCGACATGAAAAAACTGATCGCCTACTCCAGCATCAGCCACATGGGGGTGGTGGTTCTCGGCATGGCCGCCCTCAACACGCAGGGAATCACGGGAGCCGTCATGCAGATGTTCAATCACGGCACGATCACCGCGATGCTCTTCCTTATCGTCGGAGTCATCTACGACCGCGCGCACACGCGCGGGCTGAACGACTTCGGAGGGCTGATGAATCAGATGCCGAAGTTTTCCGCCGTGATGACGCTCGCGTTCTTCGCAGCGCTGGGGCTTCCGGGCCTCAGCGGCTTTATCAGCGAAGCGTTTTCGTTCCTGGGAGCGTTCCAGTCGTTCCGGTGGATCACGATCGCCTCATCGGTCGGAATCGTCCTGACGGCCGCTTATATGCTCTGGACGCTCCAGCGGGTCTTCCTGGGGACCCTTCCCGAGAAGTGGAAATCGCTTCCCGATATCAACGGGCGAGAGCTTTTTACGCTCGTTCCCCTTGCCGCGATCGTCCTGTTCCTGGGGATCTACCCCGCTCCCATGATCGATCTGATGTCGACCGCGGTCAACACCCTCGTCGATGTCGTCAGGGGCGGCGGCGGAATGGCGTTGCTCGGACATTAG
- a CDS encoding NADH-quinone oxidoreductase subunit N yields MLEQILTGAKALQPETALSVAFCAVLVADLLFRKNKSVLPWLALLGLVAAGLYLASQAATGTSSILFNMFAVDSFSMYFKVVILVSSMVVVLFSMQSQHLNAGTRPLGEYYALLMALTLGMFLMTGASNLLMMYLSLELTSISSYILAGYMKESPGSNEASLKYVIYGAASSGLMLYGFSILYGLTGAVDIYGINTALSAGTANPAALLIAGVLIIAGFGYKISAVPFHFWTPDVYEGAPITITALLSVASKAAGFAMMIRFLKVTFLNSALPGLVPGTWGLLQGFEWNRILAIISVLTMTLGNLVAIWQNNLKRLLAYSSIAHAGYMLLGVVVLSNEGLAAVLIYFVVYLFMNLGAFYVVMLVADKTGSEDIEAYRGLGYRTPLVGVVFTLFLLSLTGIPPTAGFVGKLYLFSALINAKMFWLAVVAALNSVVSLYYYVRVLRNMFLRDPVGSVTPIRFSAGQVALLVVLSIPTLLLGVYFGPLVEYAQASVSMFGGH; encoded by the coding sequence ATGCTTGAACAAATACTGACCGGCGCAAAGGCGCTCCAGCCCGAAACCGCTCTGAGCGTCGCGTTCTGCGCGGTCCTGGTCGCGGACCTCCTTTTCCGGAAAAACAAATCCGTTCTCCCGTGGCTCGCGTTGCTCGGTCTCGTGGCGGCGGGTCTTTACCTTGCCTCCCAGGCGGCTACCGGCACGAGTTCGATCCTGTTCAACATGTTTGCCGTCGATTCGTTCTCGATGTACTTCAAGGTCGTCATCCTAGTGAGCAGCATGGTTGTGGTGTTGTTCTCGATGCAATCGCAGCATCTCAATGCGGGAACGAGGCCCCTGGGCGAATACTACGCGCTCCTGATGGCGCTGACGCTCGGAATGTTCCTGATGACCGGCGCGAGCAACCTCCTGATGATGTACCTCTCGCTGGAATTGACGAGCATCAGCTCGTATATTCTGGCCGGCTACATGAAGGAGTCGCCCGGTTCGAACGAGGCGTCGCTCAAGTACGTGATCTACGGCGCCGCGTCGTCGGGATTGATGCTCTACGGGTTTTCCATCCTCTACGGCCTGACCGGAGCGGTCGATATCTACGGAATCAACACTGCGCTTTCCGCCGGCACGGCCAATCCGGCCGCGCTCCTGATCGCCGGGGTCCTGATCATCGCGGGGTTCGGATACAAGATCTCCGCAGTCCCGTTTCACTTCTGGACGCCGGACGTGTACGAAGGGGCGCCGATCACCATCACGGCATTACTCTCGGTCGCATCCAAAGCGGCGGGGTTTGCGATGATGATCCGCTTCCTGAAGGTTACCTTCCTCAACTCCGCGCTGCCCGGGCTTGTTCCCGGAACCTGGGGGTTGCTGCAGGGGTTCGAGTGGAACCGGATCCTGGCGATCATCTCGGTGCTGACCATGACGCTCGGGAACCTCGTCGCGATCTGGCAGAACAACCTCAAGCGGCTCCTTGCGTACTCGAGCATCGCGCACGCCGGGTATATGCTGCTCGGAGTCGTGGTCCTGAGCAACGAAGGGCTGGCCGCAGTCCTGATCTACTTCGTGGTCTATCTCTTCATGAACCTCGGAGCGTTTTACGTGGTCATGCTCGTCGCCGACAAGACCGGGAGTGAGGATATCGAGGCCTACAGGGGGCTCGGGTACAGGACGCCGCTGGTGGGAGTGGTGTTCACGCTGTTCCTCCTCTCGCTCACCGGAATTCCGCCCACGGCGGGATTTGTCGGCAAGCTCTACCTGTTTTCCGCCCTGATCAACGCCAAGATGTTCTGGCTTGCGGTCGTGGCCGCGCTCAACAGCGTCGTTTCCCTCTACTATTACGTGCGGGTTCTCAGGAATATGTTCCTTCGCGATCCGGTCGGTTCGGTCACACCGATCAGGTTTTCCGCGGGACAGGTTGCACTCCTCGTGGTCCTCTCGATCCCCACATTGCTCCTCGGAGTCTATTTTGGACCGCTGGTCGAGTACGCTCAGGCATCGGTGTCGATGTTCGGGGGTCACTGA
- a CDS encoding response regulator → MPKKSIQSNTNPPVPAAPPAGQKTHLLIVEDEQHLADSVARRLEEEGYAVDIANDGEAGFRMASSGRYDLIILDLLLPRKDGLEVLRELKRSDVRSMILILTAKSTVEDRVQGLQLGADDYLPKPFAFAELSARIESLLRRHGLGPGPVLEVADLKLDLETRTVSRGSKTIQLTQKEFSLLEILLRNKNRILTRRTIAEQVWGYTFDTGTNVVDVYVNYLRKAIDEGFPKRLIHTVRGVGFILKEE, encoded by the coding sequence ATGCCGAAAAAATCAATTCAATCCAACACCAATCCTCCGGTGCCTGCCGCCCCTCCGGCGGGGCAGAAGACGCACCTCCTCATCGTTGAAGACGAGCAGCACCTGGCGGATTCAGTCGCCCGCCGGCTGGAAGAGGAGGGCTATGCCGTCGATATCGCAAACGACGGCGAGGCGGGGTTCCGGATGGCCAGCTCAGGACGGTATGATCTGATTATTCTGGATTTATTGCTCCCGCGTAAAGACGGCCTGGAGGTGCTTCGGGAACTCAAGCGGAGCGATGTCCGGAGCATGATTCTCATCCTGACCGCAAAAAGCACCGTGGAAGATCGTGTGCAAGGGCTGCAGCTTGGGGCGGACGATTACCTCCCGAAGCCGTTCGCGTTTGCGGAGCTGAGCGCGCGGATCGAGTCGCTCCTCCGGCGGCACGGACTTGGACCCGGTCCGGTTCTGGAGGTGGCCGACCTGAAACTGGATCTGGAGACACGGACGGTGAGCCGGGGGAGCAAGACCATTCAACTTACGCAGAAGGAATTCTCGCTCCTCGAGATCCTGCTGCGGAACAAAAACCGGATCCTGACCCGGCGGACGATCGCCGAGCAGGTCTGGGGGTACACCTTCGACACGGGAACGAACGTCGTCGACGTCTACGTCAACTACCTCCGGAAGGCGATCGACGAGGGTTTTCCCAAGCGGCTTATCCATACGGTACGCGGCGTCGGGTTCATCCTGAAGGAAGAGTGA
- a CDS encoding type III pantothenate kinase, with translation MLLAIDVGNTDTVLGLFSGDQLVDEWRMPSKLSLSARDLRVYVRTFAAETGAAPDDIEGVVISSVNPRLTKGFGRMAKNFLGTTPLIITGDMDAGMTVHYDDPSRLGADRLCNAVAAFSKYGGPAIVIDFGTATTFDVISAKGEYLGGVIAPGVETAAAGLSGRTAVLPRVDLLFPERVIGTNTVAGMQAGIMYGALEATEGIVRRIKGVIGKKATVIATGGYARIIAEQSGSIVQVEPALVLEGARLIYERLRRERRA, from the coding sequence ATGCTTCTTGCAATCGATGTCGGGAACACCGACACAGTCCTCGGCCTGTTCAGCGGAGATCAACTGGTCGACGAATGGCGGATGCCGAGCAAGCTCTCGCTCAGCGCCCGGGATCTCCGCGTGTATGTGCGAACGTTCGCGGCGGAAACCGGGGCCGCCCCGGACGACATTGAGGGAGTCGTCATCTCATCGGTGAATCCGCGCCTGACTAAGGGGTTCGGGAGGATGGCAAAAAACTTTCTCGGCACGACGCCGCTCATCATCACCGGCGATATGGATGCCGGCATGACGGTGCACTACGACGACCCTTCGCGGCTCGGCGCCGACCGGCTCTGCAATGCCGTTGCGGCCTTTTCCAAATACGGGGGACCGGCCATCGTGATCGACTTCGGGACTGCGACGACGTTCGACGTGATCTCGGCGAAGGGGGAATACCTCGGCGGAGTCATCGCGCCCGGGGTCGAGACGGCGGCGGCCGGCCTCTCCGGGCGGACCGCAGTTCTCCCCAGGGTCGATCTCCTTTTCCCGGAGCGGGTGATCGGGACGAACACCGTCGCCGGGATGCAGGCGGGAATCATGTACGGCGCTCTCGAGGCGACGGAAGGAATTGTCCGCCGGATCAAGGGCGTGATCGGCAAGAAAGCGACGGTGATCGCCACGGGAGGGTATGCCCGGATCATTGCGGAACAAAGCGGCTCGATCGTGCAGGTCGAACCCGCGCTTGTTCTGGAAGGGGCCAGGTTGATTTACGAGCGGCTCAGGAGGGAACGGCGCGCGTGA